A region from the Chlamydiales bacterium genome encodes:
- the fabD gene encoding ACP S-malonyltransferase: MSRRFAYLFPGQGAQYVGMGKDFYDQFPIARQTFEEADDLLGQTFSKLIFEGPGEELTLTKNSQLAIYIVSIAIWRTFQQQCPDVHPTLCAGLSLGEYTALTAAGKVSFADCLQLVKARGLYMHEACLSSPGTMRVVLGLEVEAVEKALAELGSDSKVWIANLNCPGQVVIAGDLAHMDKAAEHLKVRGAKRVLPLDVSGAFHSPLMREAQERLSPIIQATPLKETPVSLIMNSVGRVVSSLDEIRKSMTDQVTHPVFWEKGIRSVEGSVDLYIEMGCGKTLSGMNKKIGTLAPTLTLEKVTDLDTVITSLMAGV, encoded by the coding sequence ATGAGTAGACGTTTTGCTTATCTCTTTCCTGGACAAGGTGCGCAGTATGTAGGGATGGGAAAGGATTTTTACGACCAGTTCCCCATCGCGCGTCAGACCTTTGAAGAGGCGGACGATCTTCTCGGACAGACCTTTTCTAAGCTTATTTTTGAAGGGCCTGGCGAGGAGCTTACCCTCACAAAAAACAGTCAACTTGCAATCTATATCGTAAGCATTGCTATCTGGAGAACGTTTCAGCAGCAGTGCCCAGACGTTCACCCCACTCTCTGCGCAGGGCTCAGCCTCGGTGAGTACACCGCACTTACAGCGGCTGGCAAGGTCTCTTTTGCAGACTGCCTCCAGCTCGTAAAGGCGAGAGGCCTCTACATGCATGAGGCGTGCCTCTCCTCTCCTGGTACGATGCGCGTTGTGCTCGGTTTAGAGGTCGAAGCTGTAGAAAAGGCTCTAGCAGAGCTCGGTTCTGATTCAAAGGTCTGGATCGCCAACCTCAACTGTCCCGGACAGGTCGTGATTGCAGGTGATCTAGCTCACATGGATAAGGCAGCAGAACACCTAAAAGTGCGCGGCGCAAAACGCGTACTGCCGCTTGATGTCTCCGGCGCCTTTCACTCTCCGCTGATGCGCGAGGCTCAAGAGAGATTAAGCCCTATCATTCAAGCTACACCCCTTAAAGAGACCCCCGTTTCCCTCATTATGAATAGCGTGGGTAGAGTCGTCTCTTCTCTCGACGAGATCAGAAAGTCTATGACAGATCAAGTTACTCACCCCGTCTTCTGGGAGAAGGGGATTCGCAGCGTGGAAGGCAGCGTCGACCTCTATATCGAGATGGGCTGCGGCAAGACCCTTTCTGGCATGAATAAGAAGATTGGAACGCTCGCTCCAACACTTACTCTCGAAAAGGTCACAGATCTAGACACAGTTATAACATCCTTAATGGCAGGAGTGTAG
- the acpP gene encoding acyl carrier protein: protein MTIEKEVIDIVTEQLGVDAADVTLAKSFVEDLNADSLDLTELIMTFEERFGFEISEEEAEKLKTVGDVVTYIQKKKA from the coding sequence ATGACGATTGAAAAAGAAGTCATCGACATCGTCACCGAACAGCTCGGTGTAGATGCGGCTGACGTTACGCTTGCAAAGTCTTTTGTTGAAGACCTTAACGCCGATTCGCTCGACCTCACAGAGTTAATCATGACCTTCGAAGAGCGTTTTGGCTTTGAAATCTCAGAAGAAGAAGCTGAGAAGCTCAAGACTGTAGGCGATGTCGTCACCTACATCCAGAAGAAGAAAGCTTAA
- a CDS encoding ketoacyl-ACP synthase III encodes MLAKARIIGTGSYLPTRVLSNSDLEKMVETSDEWIFTRTGIKERRIAAEGEHTSTMGFEAAKRAIENAKIQPEEIDLILVATLTPDHIFPSTSCILQSLLKLPNAAAFDLQAACTGYVYGLSIAKSFVESGMYKNVLLVASEKLSSIVNYKDRNTCVLFGDGASACIVSAKGKGLHIREICLGADGEQACLLTLPAGGSRTPASQESVAANLHYLTMEGKEVYKHAVRRMEAACNQCLAQAGLSEKEISWLVPHQANIRIIEGIAKRFEVPMERVFMTVHKYGNTSASSLGIALDELLQEYKIKSGENLLLTAFGAGLTWGSCILTYKDEES; translated from the coding sequence ATGCTGGCAAAAGCGAGAATCATTGGAACAGGCTCCTATCTTCCTACGCGAGTTCTGAGCAATAGCGATTTAGAGAAGATGGTAGAGACCTCTGATGAGTGGATCTTCACACGCACTGGTATTAAAGAGCGCCGCATTGCTGCAGAGGGCGAGCACACATCTACCATGGGCTTTGAAGCCGCGAAGAGGGCAATTGAGAATGCGAAGATTCAGCCCGAAGAGATCGATCTTATTCTCGTCGCAACGCTCACCCCAGACCACATCTTCCCCAGCACGAGCTGCATCCTTCAATCTCTCCTTAAACTGCCCAACGCCGCAGCCTTCGATTTACAGGCAGCCTGCACCGGGTATGTATATGGGCTCTCTATCGCTAAGAGTTTTGTTGAGTCGGGCATGTATAAAAATGTCTTGCTCGTCGCATCTGAGAAGCTCTCTTCAATTGTGAACTATAAAGACCGCAACACCTGCGTCCTCTTTGGAGATGGAGCCTCTGCCTGCATCGTTAGCGCAAAAGGAAAAGGTCTTCATATCCGTGAGATCTGCCTTGGCGCAGATGGAGAGCAGGCGTGCCTGCTCACCCTGCCAGCAGGGGGCTCTCGCACTCCAGCCTCTCAAGAGAGCGTCGCAGCAAATCTCCACTACCTGACCATGGAAGGAAAAGAGGTCTATAAGCACGCCGTTCGTAGGATGGAAGCTGCCTGCAACCAGTGTCTAGCTCAGGCCGGTCTCTCAGAAAAAGAGATCAGCTGGCTCGTGCCACACCAGGCCAACATCCGCATCATCGAAGGCATTGCTAAACGCTTTGAAGTGCCGATGGAGCGGGTCTTCATGACAGTTCATAAGTATGGAAACACCTCAGCCTCTTCGCTCGGCATCGCCCTCGATGAGCTTCTGCAGGAGTATAAGATTAAAAGCGGAGAAAATCTTCTTCTTACAGCCTTTGGCGCCGGACTTACCTGGGGCAGCTGTATTTTAACCTATAAAGATGAGGAGTCATGA
- the fabG gene encoding 3-oxoacyl-ACP reductase FabG yields MLKDKKALITGGTAGIGKEIALRFAREGAHVAVFGTNPERVQEILQELEGARISPEQKFFAEAVNVADKKAVESAIQHLLTGFGTFDVLVNNAGITRDNLLMKMSEQDWDEVMDVNLKSVYNTCQTLVRPMMKARGGKIINISSVIGLTGNAGQVNYAASKSGMIGFTKALAQELASRGICVNCIAPGFIQTRMTDVLTDSQKEGILKKIPMGRMGSAREIADATVFLASDLSSYITGQVLTVDGGMVM; encoded by the coding sequence ATGCTAAAAGATAAGAAGGCCCTCATCACTGGCGGAACAGCGGGAATCGGCAAAGAGATCGCTCTGCGTTTTGCTAGAGAAGGCGCGCATGTCGCCGTTTTTGGAACAAACCCCGAGCGCGTTCAGGAGATTCTTCAAGAGCTTGAAGGAGCAAGAATCTCTCCTGAGCAGAAGTTCTTTGCGGAAGCTGTGAACGTTGCAGATAAGAAGGCTGTTGAGAGCGCCATCCAGCATCTACTCACTGGATTTGGAACCTTCGATGTTCTGGTTAACAATGCCGGCATCACACGCGATAACCTCCTGATGAAGATGAGCGAGCAGGATTGGGATGAGGTGATGGATGTCAATCTCAAGTCGGTCTACAACACCTGCCAGACGCTTGTGAGACCCATGATGAAGGCCCGCGGGGGTAAAATTATTAATATATCATCTGTCATCGGCTTGACAGGAAATGCGGGCCAAGTGAATTATGCTGCATCCAAATCGGGGATGATCGGCTTTACAAAGGCCCTAGCTCAAGAGCTAGCCTCGCGCGGTATCTGTGTAAACTGCATTGCGCCTGGCTTTATTCAGACCCGAATGACCGATGTCCTTACGGATTCTCAGAAAGAGGGAATCCTGAAAAAGATACCCATGGGCCGCATGGGCTCTGCTCGCGAGATTGCAGACGCCACAGTCTTCTTGGCGAGCGACCTGTCCAGTTACATCACTGGGCAAGTTCTCACAGTTGACGGCGGAATGGTAATGTAA
- the recR gene encoding recombination protein RecR produces the protein MSKYPSPLVKLIANLKKFPGVGGRTAERFAFHLLGWSDHELSELAESISTAKARIRTCPECHCLMDEKRCDFCDLTKRETSQMCVISSAKDLFAIEETGSFRGLYHVLGGLLSPLEGKHPQNLNFEGLKRRIRTHNIQEIIVALDSTLEGDTTALYLREQLQGSGIKISRLAFGLPMGSSLDFVDGGTLLRAFSGRQGF, from the coding sequence ATGTCAAAATATCCTTCACCACTTGTAAAACTGATCGCCAACTTAAAAAAATTTCCTGGTGTGGGTGGACGCACGGCCGAGCGCTTTGCGTTTCACCTTCTGGGCTGGTCGGATCATGAACTCAGCGAACTAGCAGAATCGATCTCAACCGCAAAGGCGCGCATCCGCACCTGCCCCGAATGCCACTGTCTGATGGATGAGAAGAGGTGCGACTTCTGCGATTTAACCAAAAGAGAGACGAGCCAGATGTGCGTCATCTCCTCGGCAAAAGATCTCTTTGCAATCGAAGAGACGGGCTCCTTCCGCGGCCTCTACCACGTGTTGGGAGGGCTCCTCTCCCCTCTCGAGGGAAAGCACCCTCAAAACCTCAATTTTGAGGGGCTCAAGCGCCGGATTCGGACTCATAATATTCAAGAAATTATTGTAGCGCTCGACTCGACACTGGAGGGCGATACAACAGCTCTCTATTTAAGAGAGCAGCTGCAAGGTTCGGGCATCAAGATCTCCAGACTCGCGTTCGGCCTTCCGATGGGAAGCTCTCTGGATTTTGTAGATGGCGGAACGCTACTACGCGCTTTTTCCGGAAGGCAGGGATTCTGA